A genomic window from Nicotiana sylvestris chromosome 11, ASM39365v2, whole genome shotgun sequence includes:
- the LOC104235224 gene encoding probable cyclic nucleotide-gated ion channel 5, with amino-acid sequence MFDCGSKSQYLGGQREKFVRLDDLDSRLSSPSASLATNKCGFNIDGRKRSGHATNSPSRSFKRGMKKGSEGLKSILGFGVSRAVFPEDLKVSEKKIFDPQDKFLLLWNKLFVVSCILAVSVDPLFFYLPVFDNKSNCLQIDRKLAVIATTLRTVIDAFYLIHMALQFRTAYIAPSSRVFGRGELVIDPAQIAKRYLRFYFIIDFLAVIPLPQIVVWRFLQSSTGSDVLATKQALLYIILLQYIPRFVRVIPLTSELKRTTGVFAETAWAGAASYLLLYMLASHIVGSFWYLLSVERYDTCWQQACTHNATCNTDFLYCGNQYMTGYNSWSSISDKVLNDACPANSDDSPFDFGIFDQALSSGIIYSMKFVSKYCYCLWWGLQNLSTLGQGLQTSTYPGESIFSIGLAILGLILFALLIGNMQTYLQSLTIRLEEMRVKRRDSEQWMHHRLLPQDLRERVRRYDQYKWQETRGVDEENIVQSLPKDLRRDIKRHLCLALVKRVPLFENMDERLLDAICERLKPCLYIENTYIVREGDPVDEMLFIIRGRLESVTTDGGRSGFFNRSLLKEGDFCGEELLTWALDPKSGSNLPSSTRTVKALTEVEAFALTADELKFVASQFRRLHSRQVQHTFRFYSQQWRTWAAIFIQAAWRRYTKRKLMELQRKEEEEAEALAAASGNSGGATYSIRATFLASRFAANALRGVHRNRNLKSARELVKLQKPPEPDFSADAD; translated from the exons ATGTTCGACTGCGGTTCCAAGTCCCAATATCTGGGGGGACAGCGGGAGAAGTTTGTAAG GTTGGATGACTTGGATTCCAGACTATCCTCTCCTTCCGCATCACTAGCAACAAATAAATGCGGCTTCAACATCGACGGTAGAAAACGTTCAGGCCATGCGACTAACAGCCCGTCAAGGTCTTTTAAGCGAGGAATGAAAAAAGGATCTGAAGGACTTAAATCAATACTCGGCTTTGGTGTCTCTCGGGCTGTATTTCCTGAAGATTTGAAAGTTTCAGAGAAAAAGATTTTTGACCCTCAAGATAAATTCCTTCTCTTATGGAATAAGCTGTTTGTTGTATCATGTATTCTAGCCGTGTCGGTGGATCCACTGTTTTTCTACCTTCCAGTTTTTGATAATAAGTCAAATTGCCTTCAGATTGACAGGAAGCTCGCTGTCATAGCCACTACCCTACGTACAGTGATTGATGCTTTCTATCTTATTCACATGGCTCTTCAGTTTCGCACGGCTTATATTGCACCGTCATCTCGAGTTTTTGGACGGGGTGAACTTGTGATAGATCCTGCACAGATTGCTAAAAGATACTTGCGGTTCTATTTTATCATCGATTTTCTTGCTGTGATCCCCTTGCCTCAG ATTGTGGTGTGGAGATTCCTGCAGAGCTCAACAGGTTCTGATGTCCTAGCTACGAAGCAAGCTTTGCTTTACATCATTTTGCTTCAGTACATCCCCAGATTCGTCAGAGTTATACCCTTAACTTCGGAATTGAAAAGAACTACTGGTGTCTTTGCTGAAACCGCATGGGCTGGTGCTGCGTCCTATTTGCTGTTGTACATGCTTGCTAGTCAT ATAGTTGGGTCATTTTGGTACTTGCTATCTGTGGAACGCTACGATACATGCTGGCAGCAAGCTTGTACACACAATGCAACATGCAACACTGATTTCTTGTATTGTGGCAATCAGTACATGACGGGTTATAATAGTTGGAGCAGCATAAGTGACAAGGTTTTAAACGATGCTTGCCCTGCAAATAGTGACGACTCACCATTTGATTTTGGGATCTTTGATCAGGCTTTGTCATCTGGCATTATTTACTCCATGAAATTTGTGTCTAAGTATTGTTATTGTCTATGGTGGGGGCTGCAGAACTTGAG TACCCTTGGACAGGGACTTCAGACTAGCACATACCCCGGGGAATCAATATTCTCTATAGGATTGGCTATACTTGGGCTCATTCTCTTTGCATTATTGATCGGTAACATGCAG ACATATCTACAATCTCTTACCATTCGACTCGAGGAGATGAGAGTTAAAAGGCGTGATTCAGAACAGTGGATGCATCATCGCTTGCTCCCACAAGATCTTCGAGAACGGGTTAGGCGCTATGATCAGTACAAGTGGCAGGAAACACGAGGAGTGGATGAAGAGAATATAGTCCAGAGTTTGCCCAAGGATCTTAGGAGGGATATCAAGCGTCATCTTTGTCTTGCTCTAGTGAAGAGG GTACCTCTATTTGAGAATATGGATGAAAGATTGCTCGATGCTATTTGTGAGCGTCTAAAACCCTGTTTGTATATCGAGAATACTTACATCGTTCGAGAAGGAGATCCAGTGGATGAGATGCTCTTCATCATACGAGGTCGGCTTGAGAGTGTGACAACTGATGGTGGGAGAAGTGGCTTCTTCAACCGCAGTTTGTTAAAAGAAGGCGACTTTTGTGGAGAGGAACTTCTAACATGGGCACTAGACCCAAAATCCGGTTCTAACCTCCCGTCTTCAACTCGTACGGTGAAAGCTCTAACGGAAGTGGAGGCTTTCGCTCTAACAGCAGACGAGTTGAAATTCGTTGCCAGTCAGTTCAGAAGGCTTCACAGTAGACAGGTTCAACACACGTTCCGATTCTACTCACAGCAATGGAGGACTTGGGCTGCTATTTTCATCCAAGCAGCATGGAGGCGGTACACCAAGAGGAAACTTATGGAACTCCAacgaaaggaagaagaagaagccgaGGCATTGGCTGCAGCTAGCGGCAATTCTGGTGGCGCCACTTACAGTATCCGAGCAACGTTCTTGGCATCGAGATTTGCAGCAAATGCTCTCCGAGGTGTTCATAGGAATCGAAATCTCAAGAGTGCTAGGGAGTTGGTGAAGCTGCAGAAGCCTCCAGAGCCAGATTTTAGTGCAGATGCAGATTGA
- the LOC104235225 gene encoding 1-acyl-sn-glycerol-3-phosphate acyltransferase BAT2, chloroplastic, whose product MEVSKFNTFHFLPSPPFRFWKKEVNLPLSPSLHSQLTASDGNHSWCSSLRQSIGRNSTFYALPGSTVFGTSRQACVSLHSFPQGKKRNNSYGNNSFYRQQRSLRHIIARSELANTSSAGAAYPLSGLELRSKVRAICFYSVTAFSSIFLFMIMLVQHPFVLLFDRCRRNAHHLVARTWATLTITPFYNVEFEGLENLPSPDTPAVYVSNHQSFLDIYTLLTLGRNFKFISKTAIFLFPIIGWAMYLMGLIPLRRMDSRSQLECLKRCIDLVKKGASVFFFPEGTRSKDGKLGPFKKGAFSVAAKTGVPVVPITITGTGSIMPAGLEGRVYPGLVKVVVHQPLKGNDSDVLCSEARNVIKEVLIHRG is encoded by the exons ATGGAAGTCTCAAAATTCAACACTTTTCACTTCCTTCCTTCACCTCCATTCCGTTTCT ggaagaaggaagtgaaCTTGCCGTTATCGCCGTCTCTGCATTCA CAATTGACTGCTAGCGATGGAAACCACTCCTGGTGCTCTTCTTTAAGGCAATCAATCGGGAGGAATTCAACATTTT ATGCCCTCCCAGGCAGTACAGTTTTTGGCACAAGTAGACAAGCATGTGTCTCCCTTCACTCTTTCCCCCAAGGAAAGAAGCGTAATAACAGTTATGGAAATAATAGCTTTTATAGACAACAAAGATCATTGAGGCACATTATTGCTAGGTCCGAACTTGCTAATACCAGCTCAGCTGGTGCTGCTTATCCACTGTCAG GACTGGAGTTGAGGTCAAAAGTGAGAGCGATTTGCTTTTACTCAGTCACTGCTTTCTCTTCCATCTTTTTGTTCATGATCATGCTTGTGCAGCATCCTTTTGTACTCTTGTTTGATCGATGCCGTAGAAATGCTCACCATCTTGTTGCCCGGACATGGGCAACCTTGACCATTACTCCATTTTATAACGTTGAGTTTGAGGGCTTGGAGAATCTTCCTTCTCCAGATACTCCTGCTGTGTATGTGTCCAACCATCAGAGCTTTCTGGACATATATACGTTACTTACTCTTGGAagaaacttcaagtttatcagcAAGACTGCGATTTTCCTCTTTCCTATTATTGGATGGGCCATGTATCTGATGGGTCTGATTCCGTTGAGGCGCATGGACAGCAGAAGTCAATTG GAATGTCTCAAGCGATGCATAGATCTAGTCAAGAAGGGGGCATCTGTCTTTTTCTTCCCAGAGGGTACTCGGAGTAAAGATGGAAAATTAGGCCCTTTCAAG AAAGGTGCCTTTAGTGTTGCTGCCAAAACCGGAGTGCCTGTGGTTCCAATTACTATTACCGGAACAGGCAGCATAATGCCAGCAGGGCTGGAGGGTAGAGTATATCCAGGATTAGTTAAAGTTGTCGTCCACCAGCCTTTAAAAGGAAATGATTCAGATGTGTTGTGTAGCGAAGCCAGGAATGTGATAAAGGAGGTGCTCATTCATCGAGGCTGA